AAGCCAAAAAGCGCGATCATCGCAAGCTGGGCAGAGAGCTTGGCCTGTTCCACTTCGCTGAGGATGTGGGCCCTGGCGTGCCGCTCTTTACCCCCAAGGGCGAGATGTTGCGCCATCTGATGGAGGGCTATGTGCGTGACGTACAAACGCGCTATGGCTACCAGCACGTTTGGACCGGGCACATCGTCAAGGAAGACCTGTACAAAAAATCCGGGCACTACGAAAACTACAGCGATGTCATGTTCCCGCCGATGGTGGATGAGGATGTGACCTTTCGCTTGAAGCCGATGAACTGCCCCAGCCATATGACCCTGTATAACGAGATGGGGCTGCACTCCTATCGTGAGCTGCCGCTGCGCTTTGGCGAATTTGCCACCCTGTATCGTTACGAGAAATCCGGCGAGCTTTCTGGCCTGGCGCGCGTGCGCGCCCTCACCCAAGATGACTGCCATATCTTTTGCACGCCCGAGCAGATCGAGGCCGAATTCACCCTGGCGCTTAATCTGATCCGTGAGGTGCTTGATCGTTATCACTTCTCGGATTACAGCGTACGCCTCTCGCTCAAGGGTGAAGAGGGCAAGTATGTGGATGATGCCGATAAATGGGCGCGCGCCGAACAGGCACTGCGTGCCGCACTGGATAAGAACAACGTGGAGTATTGGGAAGCTGAAGGCGAAGCCGCTTTCTATGGCCCCAAGGCCGACTTCATTGCCAAAGATGTGCTCGGGCGCGAATGGCAACTGTCAACCATCCAGGTCGATTTCATCCAGCCGGCACGCTTGGGCTGCACCTACATCGGCGAAGACAACAAGGAGCACACGCCGGTCTTGCTGCACCGCGCCGTAACCGGTACCACCGAGCGCTTCATGGCTACGATCATTGAGCATTTCGCTGGGGCCTTCCCCGTGTGGTTGGCGCCAGTGCAGGCCACGCTGATCCCGATCGCCGACCGCCATGTGGAGTTTGCCCAGCAGGTGGCTACCCAGCTGCGCGGCGCCGGCCTGCGCGTGGAGGTGGATGCCGGTAATGAGCGCATGGGTGCCAAGATCCGCCTGGCCCAATCGCAAAAGGTGCCCTACATGCTTGTGATGGGTGACAAAGAAGTCGAGGCGGGCGCCGTGGCGGTGCGCCTGCGCTCCGGTGAAGACCTGGGGGCGCTGCCCGTGGCTGAATTTGTGGCGCGCGCCCAAGCCGATATCAGCGCAGGCAACTAACTGATCATAAAAAAAGTGGGCGGCTAGCCGCCCACTTTATGTTTAACCAGGGGCCATACTATAATCAACCTGCCTCGATCAACGGGCGCGGCAAAGCGGCGCTCTGCTATTCCACAAGAGAAAGGGGTTGTTATCCCGTAGCCCAAACCATTTTTCGATTGCCAGCCATAGCGCTCCGTCTGGCTATGGTCGTTTTGATGTGTGGACTGTCAAAAAATTGGAGACCCAGAGACTATGAAGCCGGTTGATTTGCTGGATGGTTTGGTTTACAAGGATGAAGCCCCCAATGCCCAACCCCTGGTTTCGGATGAGAGCGGCCGCGTCATGCGCTTTACGCTTAAGCCCGGCCAGACGCTCAAGCCGCACCGCGGCCCCAAGATCGCGCTGCTGATGATCGTGTTGCAAGGCCGCGGCCTCTTCCGCGGCGAAGAGGATACGCCGCAAGAGTGCGGCCCCGGCACCATGCTGGTCTTCGACGTCGAGGAGCTGCACGGCGTGCAGGCGCTGGATGAAGAGCTGGTCTTTCTGGCGATCCTGCGCCAAACGCCCAACCCCCAACCGCTGCCGCATGGCAGCCCCGTGATCCAAGTTCACTAAGATGCCACCTGTTACGCGTGCCTTCATCAAGGCTTCGCTGCTTTACCTGGTGCTGGCGTTGGCCCTGGCCGTCTTTCAGACGGCCCAGGGCCGCCTGGGCCTGGATCTGCCCGGCCTCTCGGCGGTGTACTTTCACCTGTTTTTGGTGGGCTGGGTCACGCAAATGATCATGGGCGTGGGCCATTGGTTCTTCCCGAAATACAGCCAGCAGTTGCCGCGTGGCCGTGAAAACCTGGCCTGGGCCAGCTTTGCCTTGCTCAACCTGGGCTTGCTGCTGCGCGCGGTGGCCGAGCCGGCGCAGGCGTTGCAGCCCGGCGCAGTGTGGAATGCGGCCCTGCTGCTTTCGGCGCTCACCCAGTGGTTGGGTGGCTTGCTGTTTGTGATCAACGCCTGGCCGCGCATTAAGGAGCGCTGATGCCGCGCCTAAGCGTGATTGGCGTGCGCCTGGCCCTGCTGTATTTCTTGTTGGGCATCACCTGTGGGGCACTCTTGCTGATCAACAAAGCCTATCCTTTGCATCCAGCGGTGTGGGGCCTTTTGCCGTTGCATATCGAATTCTTGTTGAGTGGCTGGATCGTGCAATTGGTGTTTGCCATCGCCTACTGGATCTTTCCACGCTATATCCACGAGCCCAAGCGCGGCCATCCTCACTTGGCCTGGGCCGCCCTGGCACTGCTCAACGCAGGCATCTGGGTATTGGCCGCGGTCAGCTTGGCGGCGTTGGCGCCGCAGCAAGCCCTCCTGGGGCGCGGCCTGCAGGTGGCGGCGATGTTGCTGCTGGCCGCCAGCCTGTGGGGGCGCGCCAAACCCACCGAAACCGGCCTCGCCCGCGCCGCGGCTCAAAAATCCACCCAGGAGTAAGCATGCCTACGATTGTGATCTACGGTGCGCAGGATTGTGACGACACCCAGCGCACACGCAACTACCTGACCGTTCACAACATCCCTTTTGACGAAGTGGATATTGCTCAGGATGCGCAGGCCGAGCAATTTGTGATCTTTATCAATCGCGGCTATCGCAGCACGCCCACTTTAGTGATCGGCGAGGGCCAGCGCAAGCTGATCCTCACCGAGCCCAGCGATGAACAGCTAGCCGCCGAGTTGGCCTAAAAAGCCGGAGCAAATCGCTCCGGCTTTTTCTTTTAATCCATCGTGATTTGCGAACGAGTACAATGCCTGATGTAGCGCCGCAGGATGGCGTATCTGCCCCTCCCCCAACAAACATCCCTAAAAAGATTTTTTGCGAAAGGTTCTGCCTGTATGTTAACGGTTGCCTTGTTGCTTGCTTCGAATGTGTTTATGACCTTTGCCTGGTATGGCCACCTGAAATTCACTGAGGTGCCGATTTGGAAGGTGATCCTGGTGAGCTGGGGCATTGCCTTTTTTGAATACTGCCTGATGGTGCCGGCCAATCGCTTCGGATATGGTCAATTCAATGCCGTGCAACTCAAAACCATCCAAGAGATCATTACCCTGACGGTATTTTCGCTATTCTCGGTTTACTACCTCAAGGAAGAGCTGCGCTGGAACTATCTCGTGGGCTTTGTTCTGATCGTGGCTGCGGCGTACTTCGTTTTCAAGAAGTGGTGAGCAGGCCAGCACCTCTGGTACACTGCGAGCTATGAAAGCCGTCCAATTCAACTTCACGATCCCCCGCTACGCCCTTGGCTTGGCTGTGGCCAAACTGGCGCCTTCGCTACTGTGGAGCGGCCTGTCCTGCACCAGCATGCAAGAGGTGGCTGAACCCAGCTTCCCGACTGCCGAGTGGGTGCGCATCCGCACCCGCTTGGGTGGCATCTGCGGTACGGATCTGGGCACGATCTATTTGCATACCAGCCCCTACTTCTCGCCCTATAGTGATTTCCCCTTCACGTTTGGCCATGAGAATGTGGGCACAGTTTCCGAGGTAGGCAGCCAGGTCAAAGGGATCCAGCCGGGCGAACGTGTCATCGTTGAGCCCACTTTATGGTGCGCCCCGCGCGGCTACGCCAAAGACGAGTGGTGCGAATTTTGCGCCAAGGGCGAGATCAACCGCTGCCAACGCCGCAGCGGTGGCAAGCTGGCCCCGGGGATGTTCATTGGCTCCTCCAAAGACACCGGCGGTAGCTGGTCCGAAGCGTTTATTGCCCACCAGAGCCAGGTCTACCGCGTGCCTGATAACGTCAGCGATGAGAATGCCCTGATGGTAGAGCCGTTCTCTTGCGGTTTGCACACCGTGCTGATCGATATGCCCAGCGATGACGAAACCATCCTGATCCTCGGCGCCGGCACGATGGGCCTGGTGACGCTGGCCGCCTTACGTGCCTTGGGCAACCAGGCGCGCATTCTGGTTTCGGCGCGCTATCCCCACCAGGCCGAAGCGGCCCGCAAGCTAGGCGCCAGCGAAGTGCTCAGCGGGCGCGATCTGTATACCCAGATTGCCGAGCGCACCGGCGCCACGCTGCTCAAACCCACCATCGGGAAACTGGTGATGGAAGGCGGGGTAGACCGCGTCTACGAGTGCACTGGCAACGACAATTCACTGGATGATGCCAACCGCTTCACCAAGCGCGGTGGCACGGTGGTGTTGGTGGGCCTGCCTGGCCAGGCCAAAGGGATTGACTGGTCCGCCATCTTCACTCAGGAGTTGCGCGTACTGGCCGCCACCGAATACAGCCATGCGGACACCTACAAGGGCAAGACCTGGAAGACGTATGATCTGGCCCTTGATCTGATGGAAAAGGGCAAAGTAGACCTGGGGTGGATGGTGAGCCGCCGCTATGCCCTTGGCGACTACAAACAAGCCCTGGCCGATCTGGCCCAAAAGGGATCGCAAGGCATCATCAAAGCCGTTTTCGAATTTCCCAGCGCAAGCTGACGCCAAAAGACCGCCCCGAAGGCGGTCTTTTGGTTTAGGAGAGGAGAGAAAGATGAGCCGCTACTGCACAATCCCTGTCCCGCAACAGCGATTGCCACTCTAAGGAGGAGTTTGCGGCTGGTTCTAACTATCTAGGTTATAGCCCCTGGGTAGCCACTACAGTAGGGCAGATTGTCCCCAATAACAGGGTAGTTTGCCCTATGGAGTAGAATCGCCCGCATGGCACGCCTCTCCCCGCAACCGCCCCCCAAAGGCCCCAGCCGCACGCTCAAGAAGCGCCTGGGCCTGTTTGTTAGTCTATTGGGCTTGCTGGTGTTCCTGCTGGGCGCCACGCCGCAGGCGTTCGGCTTGGATCGCAGCCCAGTGGTAGGCTTCATCCAGATCACCGTGTTCAGCCTCGGGCTGGGCCTGTTGGGCTTGGGCGGCTACTTCACCCTGGATGCGTTGTGGCGGGATACCCCCAAAAACATCCCCGCCGATATTGGCATCCGCTTGGCCGGTACCGGCTATGTGATCGCGCTCACCTCAGGCCTGGCGGATGTATTTGGCCTGGGTACGCGGCCGCTGCCCTCGGTGCCCTTTTTTGGCTACTGGCAAGGGGCTGGCGTACTGATCGGCCAGCTCATCATGATCATTGGGTTTGTCATGTTTTCGCCCTACTGGGCGCGCCGCCCGCAAGCCAACAAACAAAAAAAGCGCCGTTAGGCGCTTTTTTTATCAATCGTGAGCTGGGCTAGCCAGCTTGCTCTAGTTGGCCCAAGCCGATGGCGTTGAGCATCGCTTCATTACTGGCAAACTTGAATTCGGGTAGCCCGTGTTCGGCGGCTTGGGCCGCTTCGATCTCCTCAAGCTTCAATAGGTCCGGCGTGCGCACGACGGGGTTGCTTAGTGTACGCAGCCGTGCTTCCAGCGCGGCCAGCGCACCGGCGCCCTGTGCGGGCTGGCTTTCCAGGTAGGCCAGCACGGCGTGGGCCGCCAGAGTGCCATCCTTGCGGGCGGCGCCTACGACGCCGGTACTGGCTTCGCGCGACCAGCCTGCCAGAAAGACTCCATCCACCGCTTGCTCGGTTGCAGGGTCATACGCCTCGTAGGAGTTCCCCTCCTCCGGGAAGCGCGGCTGCGGGTGCTTGGCAAAATCGCCCCAGCGATCCAAAGGCAGGCCGAAGTTGGCGTCTACCTTGTCACCGATGCAAAACACCACAGTATCCGCGGCGATCTCGCGGTAGGTGCCTTGCCCCTTGGCGCTGGTGCTGCCATCTTCACGCTGCACCAACAGAGTATCTTCCACTTCCAGGGCGCGCACCTTGCCTTGCCCATCGCCCACAATGCGATGCGGGGAGGCCAGGAAATCAAAGCGCATCGTCGATTCAGAGATCTTAGGGTCGGCGTGGCGCAGGGCGGAGAGGATAAAGTCTTTGCCTTCTTGCGGGTCTTGCCCCACCGCGGCCAGATTGGGCGCACAGCGGGCGATCTCGGCTTCCAGCGCGGCGACATCCAGATTGGCCGCCACCGATTCCATCTCTTTGCGGGTGAACTTTACATCGCCGGGGCCGCGGCGCACTACCGCCACCAGCTCCTGCACTTTGAGATCATGAATCGCCCAGCGAGCAATAT
The DNA window shown above is from Anaerolineales bacterium and carries:
- the thrS gene encoding threonine--tRNA ligase, producing the protein MAKQQEKYEDSQLYKIRHSAAHIMAQAVSELFAPGEAKVAIGPPIEDGFYYDFDLPRALTPEDFPAIEQRMREIIAGNFAFQKRVVSADEARQEFKDQPYKLELIEGLDKGGFDENGEPLKTKPEISFYTHDGFTDLCRGPHVASTQAIAADAFKLMSIAGAYWRGDEANKQLQRVYGTAWENAEQLADYLWRQEEAKKRDHRKLGRELGLFHFAEDVGPGVPLFTPKGEMLRHLMEGYVRDVQTRYGYQHVWTGHIVKEDLYKKSGHYENYSDVMFPPMVDEDVTFRLKPMNCPSHMTLYNEMGLHSYRELPLRFGEFATLYRYEKSGELSGLARVRALTQDDCHIFCTPEQIEAEFTLALNLIREVLDRYHFSDYSVRLSLKGEEGKYVDDADKWARAEQALRAALDKNNVEYWEAEGEAAFYGPKADFIAKDVLGREWQLSTIQVDFIQPARLGCTYIGEDNKEHTPVLLHRAVTGTTERFMATIIEHFAGAFPVWLAPVQATLIPIADRHVEFAQQVATQLRGAGLRVEVDAGNERMGAKIRLAQSQKVPYMLVMGDKEVEAGAVAVRLRSGEDLGALPVAEFVARAQADISAGN
- a CDS encoding glutaredoxin family protein — protein: MPTIVIYGAQDCDDTQRTRNYLTVHNIPFDEVDIAQDAQAEQFVIFINRGYRSTPTLVIGEGQRKLILTEPSDEQLAAELA
- a CDS encoding DMT family protein, whose translation is MTFAWYGHLKFTEVPIWKVILVSWGIAFFEYCLMVPANRFGYGQFNAVQLKTIQEIITLTVFSLFSVYYLKEELRWNYLVGFVLIVAAAYFVFKKW
- a CDS encoding alcohol dehydrogenase catalytic domain-containing protein; this encodes MKAVQFNFTIPRYALGLAVAKLAPSLLWSGLSCTSMQEVAEPSFPTAEWVRIRTRLGGICGTDLGTIYLHTSPYFSPYSDFPFTFGHENVGTVSEVGSQVKGIQPGERVIVEPTLWCAPRGYAKDEWCEFCAKGEINRCQRRSGGKLAPGMFIGSSKDTGGSWSEAFIAHQSQVYRVPDNVSDENALMVEPFSCGLHTVLIDMPSDDETILILGAGTMGLVTLAALRALGNQARILVSARYPHQAEAARKLGASEVLSGRDLYTQIAERTGATLLKPTIGKLVMEGGVDRVYECTGNDNSLDDANRFTKRGGTVVLVGLPGQAKGIDWSAIFTQELRVLAATEYSHADTYKGKTWKTYDLALDLMEKGKVDLGWMVSRRYALGDYKQALADLAQKGSQGIIKAVFEFPSAS
- a CDS encoding FAD-dependent oxidoreductase, giving the protein MSTPRTVAVIGAGPAGLFAARELANAGVQVALINRDIKAGGLAEYGIYHDKYKMKSALRKQFAQVLALPTIAYFGNVKIEQDSALALADIQAMGFDAILVCVGAQGTKWLGLEGEDLQGVYHAKDLVYHYNRLPPFSQQEFAIGQRVVCIGAGNVMLDIARWAIHDLKVQELVAVVRRGPGDVKFTRKEMESVAANLDVAALEAEIARCAPNLAAVGQDPQEGKDFILSALRHADPKISESTMRFDFLASPHRIVGDGQGKVRALEVEDTLLVQREDGSTSAKGQGTYREIAADTVVFCIGDKVDANFGLPLDRWGDFAKHPQPRFPEEGNSYEAYDPATEQAVDGVFLAGWSREASTGVVGAARKDGTLAAHAVLAYLESQPAQGAGALAALEARLRTLSNPVVRTPDLLKLEEIEAAQAAEHGLPEFKFASNEAMLNAIGLGQLEQAG